Within Streptomyces sp. SS1-1, the genomic segment CACCAGCATGAACAAGGAGTGGCTGCGCGCCACCCGGAAGGCCAAGCGGTAACACCCCCGGGGCGGCGGCCCCCCACGAGACGTTCGCCGAGCGGTGCGGACGGGCGGGACCGGGAGAGGTGCTCCTCCCGGTCCCGTCTGGTGTTCCCCCGGTCACCGGCCGGGATCGGCGAGCAGCGGGCCCAGCGGGCCGAGGTCCAGGTTCAGGTCGGCGCGTCGCAGCCCGTGCTGCGCGCACAGCTCGTCCATGCGCTCGTCCAGCAGCATCAGCGCGGTGCCGAGCCGGTCCTCCTGCTCGGCGCTGAGCGTGCCCTCGTCGAAGCGGCGCACCGCCTGCCGTTCCATCAGCTGCCGCAGCAGCTCCACCACGGTCAGGACCAGCGCCGCCAGGTCGTTCGAGACCCGCTCCGGGTCCAGGTCCACGGCGTGGGCGCGGGGCGCGGTCACAGCGGCCCGCTGTCCGGCCAGGGCGCGGGCACCCGCTCGCTCACCGACGCCAGCAGGGCGTGCAGCGAGATCCGCACCAACGGCACGTCGGCGATGGCCAGCACCAGGTCGCCGCTGACCACGACACCGGTCGCCAGCACCCGGTCCAGCAGATCGACCAGGGGCACCCCGACGGGCGCGTACGGCTCCGGGCCGTCCCACGGCACCGGCGCGCTCACGTCACCACCTCCACCGGGTCCGGCCGGGCGAACGAGTACGGGATCCAGGGCCCCGACACCGTGACCTCCAAGCCGGCGGTCCCGGCCTCGCGGGCCAGCCGGCCGACGGCCCGCACGAACTCCTCGCGCCGGACGTCGTCGACCAGATAGGCGGCGTTGAGCAGTTGCGGCACGCTCGTGCCGGTCAGCCGCTCGCTCTGCGGCCGGTGCCGGGTCGCGGCGACCGCGTGGGCCCGCAGCTCCCGGTCGACGGCGTGGGCCCGGGCCATCGCCTGTTCGCGCGTCTCCCGTTCGGTGCGCCGGCGGGCGCTGGCCCGGCGCAGGTACGACCGCCCGTCGGCGGCCCCCTCTCCGTCGGCGGGGTCCGCGGCCCCGGCCGCCGGGCCGTGCACCTTCACCGCCCACTCCGTACGGTCGCGCAGCCGCTCCAGCAGGGCCCGCAGGGACGCCTCCCGGGCGGTCACGGCCCGGACCGCGTTGCCGTCGTCGAGGTACAGCGTCGCCATCGGGAGCGGGACGGCGGAGCCCGCGCCCGCGGCCGCCTCCACACCCCGGTGGTGGGCGCGGGCGCAACGCTCCAGCACGTCCGGCCGGTTCAGCCGCTCCGCGAGCGCCTCCTCGCCGAAGTCCGCGGCGGGCACGTCCTGTACGACCAGATGGAACGGGCCCGCGGGCAGGGCGCGCAGCGGGCCGCCGCCGTCGTGGCCCGGCGTCCGGGCGAGCACGTCCGGCGGCGCGGGGGAGTCCGTCACCGCGAAGACACAGAGGAGGGTGGGCGCCGGCTCCACGTCGGGCGCGGTCGCCCGGCCGGCCGGGAGCGTGCTCATCGGGACACCTCCGTGGGGTGGGAACCGGTGCCGGCGTCGGGGTCCGCTTCCTCCAGGGCCTCCAGACGGGCGCGCAGCCGGGCGTTCTCCTCGGCGAGCGCGTCCCGGGCGGCGCGTGAGGACAGCGCCGGGTCCGTCTCCCACCAGTCGATGCCCGCCTTCTTCGCGGTCTCCACCGAGGCGATGAACAGGCGCAGCCGGATGGTCAGCAGCTCGATGTCGAGCAGGTCGATCTTGATGTCGCCGGCGATGACGATGCCCTTGTCCAGCACGCGCTCCAGCAGGTCCGCCAGGCTTCCGGAGGGCGGCCCGGCCGGCTGCGGATCCAGGCCGGACGGCCAGGTGGAGAGGTCGGTCACCGGGCGCCTCCGTGCGGCGGGAGCCCGCCCTGGTGGACGGGACGCTCCAGGCGCGCGAGGAGCCGTTCCTCCTCCGCCTCGAAGGCCGCCTCGTCGATGAGACCCTCGTCCAGGTCCCGGTTCAGCGCCGCCAGCCGGGCCTGCACCCAGCGCGGGT encodes:
- a CDS encoding GvpL/GvpF family gas vesicle protein, translated to MSTLPAGRATAPDVEPAPTLLCVFAVTDSPAPPDVLARTPGHDGGGPLRALPAGPFHLVVQDVPAADFGEEALAERLNRPDVLERCARAHHRGVEAAAGAGSAVPLPMATLYLDDGNAVRAVTAREASLRALLERLRDRTEWAVKVHGPAAGAADPADGEGAADGRSYLRRASARRRTERETREQAMARAHAVDRELRAHAVAATRHRPQSERLTGTSVPQLLNAAYLVDDVRREEFVRAVGRLAREAGTAGLEVTVSGPWIPYSFARPDPVEVVT
- a CDS encoding gas vesicle protein, whose product is MPWDGPEPYAPVGVPLVDLLDRVLATGVVVSGDLVLAIADVPLVRISLHALLASVSERVPAPWPDSGPL
- a CDS encoding gas vesicle protein GvpG; amino-acid sequence: MGLLTEILLLPVAPVRGTLWVAEQLRREAERQACDPRWVQARLAALNRDLDEGLIDEAAFEAEEERLLARLERPVHQGGLPPHGGAR
- a CDS encoding gas vesicle protein K, producing MTAPRAHAVDLDPERVSNDLAALVLTVVELLRQLMERQAVRRFDEGTLSAEQEDRLGTALMLLDERMDELCAQHGLRRADLNLDLGPLGPLLADPGR
- a CDS encoding gas vesicle protein; amino-acid sequence: MTDLSTWPSGLDPQPAGPPSGSLADLLERVLDKGIVIAGDIKIDLLDIELLTIRLRLFIASVETAKKAGIDWWETDPALSSRAARDALAEENARLRARLEALEEADPDAGTGSHPTEVSR